A region from the Bactrocera dorsalis isolate Fly_Bdor chromosome 1, ASM2337382v1, whole genome shotgun sequence genome encodes:
- the LOC105232332 gene encoding enoyl-CoA delta isomerase 1, mitochondrial, whose amino-acid sequence MAARIMNLPKHGLCHLMRTSALARHYAGSTGSASPPQFTTLSVDDKTGIATLTLNRPPANALNAAFMGEIARSIKELEKSKCRGLILTSSSERIFCAGLDLKECYQAEASHLQGIWVALQNLWHTLYSTPLITVALINGHTVAGGGMLALSSEYRIMLPNFKIGINETMVGLAVPMWLIDTYLNVIPNRRVAEWDLTASRIYKSEHALKAGLVDELAASKEQGLERAVAFISSYPKHSLVARAITKRQFREKDLKNFEDNRQHDLEIFLSNIQKPNVQSYLGEYLESLKKKA is encoded by the coding sequence ATGGCCGCACGCATTATGAATTTGCCGAAACACGGTCTCTGCCATCTGATGAGAACAAGCGCTCTCGCTCGCCACTACGCCGGCAGCACCGGCTCCGCGTCGCCACCACAATTCACCACACTGAGCGTGGATGATAAGACCGGTATCGCTACGCTCACACTCAATCGACCGCCAGCGAATGCGCTCAACGCCGCCTTCATGGGCGAAATAGCGCGCTCCATTAAAGAGTTGGAGAAATCGAAATGTCGCGGCCTCATACTCACCTCGTCGTCGGAGCGCATTTTCTGCGCTGGACTCGATCTGAAAGAATGCTACCAAGCTGAGGCGTCGCATCTGCAGGGCATTTGGGTTGCTTTGCAAAATCTCTGGCACACGCTCTACTCGACGCCGCTCATCACTGTAGCGCTAATTAACGGACACACAGTTGCAGGCGGTGGCATGTTAGCGCTGagcagcgaatatcgcattatGCTGCCCAATTTTAAGATCGGCATCAATGAAACTATGGTGGGACTAGCGGTGCCGATGTGGTTGATAGACACCTACCTCAATGTTATACCCAACAGGCGCGTCGCCGAATGGGATCTTACAGCTAGTCGTATCTATAAGAGTGAACACGCACTTAAAGCAGGTCTAGTTGATGAGTTGGCAGCTAGCAAGGAGCAAGGGTTGGAGAGAGCTGTGGCATTTATCAGCAGCTATCCAAAGCATTCGCTGGTGGCGCGTGCGATCACTAAACGTCAGTTTCGCGAGAAAGATTTAAAGAACTTTGAGGATAATCGTCAGCatgatttggaaatatttttgagcAACATACAGAAGCCAAATGTTCAGTCGTATCTGGGAGAATATTTAGAGAGTTTGAAAAAGAAAGCGTAA